One window from the genome of Ictidomys tridecemlineatus isolate mIctTri1 chromosome 12, mIctTri1.hap1, whole genome shotgun sequence encodes:
- the LOC144369197 gene encoding ral guanine nucleotide dissociation stimulator-like, with the protein MMSLHDKIKVPDHSLMYLSMNPQIKYYFIVRKRREVKGKEFSESTCKSSRPLSHKQVGDTCLIRVHLETQSPKMAKTVLVTCHDRAPVVIRRALELHLLTQEKPEEYELGQIISHRQKLRIPAQANVFYAKNPHTKPNFVLRKRSLSQKNDEWIQPQPPSRPAKKKAAALLRMLAKPFCCCVPGRG; encoded by the exons aaatcaaggtccctgaccactcactgatgtatctgtccatgaatccacaaatcaaatattatttcatcgtgaggaaacgccgcgaggtcaagggaaaggag ttctcagaatcaacctgcaagtcctccaggccgctttcccacaagcaggtgggagacacctgcttaattcgtgtccacttagaaacacaaagtccaaagatggccaagactgttttg gtgacctgccacgatcgggctcctgtcgtcatccgcagggccctcgagctacacttgcttactcaggagaagccggaggaatatgagctgggccaaatcatctctcaccgtcaga agctgaggattccagcgcaggccaacgtattttacgcaaagaaccctcacacgaaacccaacttcgtgctgaggaaaaggagcctctcccaaaagaatgatgagtggatccagcctcaacctccctctcgtcctgcaaagaagaaggctgcagccctcctgaggatgcttgcaaaaccattctgctgctgtgtgcctgggcggggctga